Genomic DNA from Microbacterium sp. NC79:
ACTTGACGCGTTCCGACGCAAGACCATCGGCAAACGTCCACGCGAGACCATGCTTTCTGTGCACATTACGGCAGGCATGCTCGATGACTTCTACTTGGCGCTTGCCTCCAGCTACGGCGACACTGGTCGCCGCGTCGCTCGCATTCTTGGCGTGGATAACGACCGCGCTCAGATCGCCGAGATCATTCACCAGACGATTACGAGCGACGACGAATGGCGGTGGCTCCTATCGATGTGGGGTCGCCGTTTGGTGGGTGACACGCTCTTGGTCGCGCGTGCAGCGCTCGCCTCTGAGCGCCTTGATACCGAAGATGAGGAGCGCGTCGAGCCGGTTTTCACCGCGCTGATGGGCTCACACGCGAGGCGCATGGACGCGATGGGGCTCGCTTCGTAACACCCGGGTTGTATCGAGGCTCTAACGCTGGGCGTGCGGGTGGAATGCCGGATGCTGGTGGGACAATGGTGCCAGGTTAGGTATCGCGATGAGCAACGTTGTCCCCGCACGACCGCTGAGCACAATTTTCATCCCTCGCCGCACCTGATTGGGTCTTCTTATGTGCGCCAGGCTTGCAAGCTGAGTCGCTCTGCGAGCCTCATATGCTCGCTCAGATAAATCGCATTTAGTTTCGAGAAAATGCTTGCATCCTTCGAATATGTGTTCTAAAATGGGGGTATGACCAATCCACACCTCACCCCTCTTCTCGAAGCCGTTGCGGCACTCGAGTCGGCGTGGTGCGATGCGGAATGTGGCACCGATTTAACCCGCACGCAGCTGCTGGCGGTGAATGCCGCGATGGGAACATTGCAACGACGCTTCGACGGACTCCGCGCAGAAGTCGCTGCAGGAATCGAGCATGAATCCCGGCCCGAGTTGGGGCCGGACGGGCTCGCGAAGCAGCAGGGCTTTCGCAACTCGGCGACGCTGATCGCGGCAACCACCGGTGGCACGACCGGCGATGCGTCAAAACTCACAAAACTGGGTAAAGCGACCGCGCCGCGGTCGAACCTGCTCGGTGAGAAGTTGCCGCCGAAGTATCCGGCAGTGCAAGACGCGCTGCAGCGGGGCACGATTGCCGCGGCCGCCGGGTCACTGATCGTCGGGATGCTTGACCGTGCCCGCCTAAACGCCAGCATCGAACAGATCGGTGAGGCTGAGGCTCTTCTGGTGGAGGGTGCGGCGGGGCTCTCGTGTGATGACGTCCGCAAACTCGTCACCCGCGCCGAGGCCTGGCTGAACCCCGACGGCGTCGAACCCCGCGAAGATGAGGCCCGCGCCAGCCGGTCACTGACCATGTTTGAGCGCGACGGCTCCTTGTTCGTCAACTTCCGCACCGACGTCGCGTCGGGCGCCCCGATCAAGAACGCGATCCAAGCCTGGGTCACTGCGACCTTCCAAGCCCGCAACACCAACGCCCACGCCAACACCCACGCCAACGCCGGTCACAGTGACACGTGCGAAGGCGAAGCGTGCGAAGGTACGGGCGAAGGCACTAGCGCGGGCTCGGGCTCGGGCTCGGGTGCGGGTGCGGGTGTAGGTGCAGGGTCGGGTGCAGGGGCAACCTCTGCGGCCGGGGACGCTCCCGACGGGTGGGTGATGCCGGGTGACGATCGCCGCACCGTCGCGCAACTCCAAGCAGACGCACTCACCGCGATCTGCGAGCACCTCACCGGATGCGACAACAACGAACTTCCACTCACTGGCGCGACTGTCATTGTCCGCGTGAGCCTTGCTGACCTCACCGCCGGCACCGGAATCGCGACGATCGACGGCACGGATCAGCCGATCAGCATCAGCACTTGCAGGCAGATGGCCGCGAGCGGCGGTGTCATCCCCGCCGTCCTCGGCAGTGACGGTGAGATTCTCGACTGGGGTCGCGAAAAGCGACTCTTCACTCGGGCTCAACGCCTCGCCCTCGTGGAACGAGACGGCGGATGCGTCATGTGCGGACTCCCACCCCAAATGACAAAAGCCCATCACATTAGATGGTGGCAGCGAGACACCGGCCCAACCGACCTCAGCAACGGGGTCCTGCTCTGCACGAGCTGTCACCATCGCATTCATGACAATGGCTGGAACATCCGCGTCGACGGCACGAAACGCACGTCGAAAGTGTGGATCATCCCACCCGCCACCGTCGACCCGACACAAACCCCACGCCTCGGCGGCCGCGCCCGCTACGACATCGCCGCCTAACGGCACGAATGTTCCGGCTGCTCCACGGCATCTGCGCCGCTGCTTAAGTGTTTGCTCCGCTGCTTAAGTGTTTGCTTCGTTGCTTCAGTGTTTGCTCCGCCGCTCCGCTGCTCAGCGTCTGCACTCTTGTTTCAGAAACCGCTCCGCTTGTTGATGCGCGCCGCTGAATCGTTTCGTCGCTTATCGCCGCGCAACAGAAAGAGGCAGGCAACCATGCGGTGCCTGCCTCTTTGTAAATCTGAGTTACGCGACGAATCCAATGCGTCGGGACTCTTCGGTTCCGATCTCGACGTATGCGAGGGAAGCGGTGGGCACAATGTAGCTGCTGCCCTTCGAGTCGGTGAACGACACCGACGCCGCCTTCGACTCGAGCGCGTCGGCTACGGCCGCGCGAATGTCGTCTGCTGAGGACTCGGTTTCGAAGCTCAGCTCACGACCGATGTTGGCAATGCCGACGCGAATCTCCACGTTAAATCCCTTCGTCGCGCCCCGTCGTGGGGCCACTCGACCAGCCTAACGGTAGCGTCGACGCCCCAGGGGCGCTGAACGCTGAGGGCGAACGCGCAGATGCAGGAGAGACGCAGCAGACCGCAACCGCGACACGAGTGCGAACAGAACCTCCTCGCCTGGCGCGCCGGACGCGCAGACCCTCGATCCGCCCATAAACCGAATCGTCTGGGTGGCGACACACGGGCCCATGCCACGACATGCGGAACCAGGGGAGTGACGGGAGCGCAGGCACTGTTGTGGAGCGCGCCAGAGAGGGGGATGTCGGATGCTGCGACTACCGTGGAATCATGCTCGACCCTGTCACCTCCGCACCCGTGTGGGATTCCTCGCAAACCGACGTGCTGTCGTTGCCAACCTCGGCGAGCGCAGTGGTAATCGGCGCCCCCGGTGCAGGCAAAACTCGCGTCGTTGTCGAGCGCACGAGACGCCTGCTCGAATCTCACGAGGTTGCCGCTGATGAGGTGCTCGTGCTGACACCTTCCAGGCAAACAGCAACCCGCGTACGCGACGTGCTCGGCGTGCAGACCACGGTGGCAACCCCCGGCGCGTTGGCACGCTCGGTAGGCTCGCTCGCCTTTCAAATTGTGCGCGCCGCCGCCGCATTCGCATCCGCGCCGCCGCCGCAACTCCTCACAGGCGCCGACCAAGACCGCCTCGTTGCCGATCTGCTCGAGAGCGACGCTGACGATGAGATGGCGGGCACATTTCGCTGGCCACCATCCCTTCCGCCAGCTGCACGCGGTTCCCAAGTCTTTCGATCCGAACTCCGCGCGTTTCTTGCCGAGTGTGCCCAACTTGATGTCGGAGCGAGCGAACTCGCTGCGATCGCCGAGCGCACTACCCACGAGAGCTGGGGCGCGATCGCTTCATTCCTCGCCGACTATCGCGCCGTTCTCTCACACATGCGCTCCGCGCACCGCGAATCGGCCGAGCTCATTTCCGAGGCCGCTCAGATTGTGCGGGATGCCTCGCCTGAGGGTGGCGAACTGGGAGCGCTCGGACGACTCCGCGTCGTCCTGGTCGACGATGCTCAAGAACTCACTCGTGGCGGGCTCGATCTCCTCAGAGCGCTGCGCGGCCGTGGCGTCGCCGTTTTGGCGTTCGGCGACCCAGACATCAGTTCTGGGTCCTTCCGCGGGGCAACACCGCAATTGTTTGCCGACCTGGCGGCCGAACTCGTCACGGTGCACGTGCTCACCGGCGCCCACCGCCAGAGCGACGCACTGCAGCATGTCACGCGATCCTTGACGCAGGCGATTGGCGTCAGCGGACGAGTCGAGCACCGCAGACCCCCGGGCGAAGCACCCCAGCCCGATGGTTCCGTCATCGTCCGCCTCGCCGACAGCCCGTATGCAGAAGCCGACATCATCGCCAGAACCCTGCGCGAATGGCACGTCTTGCACGGCATCGAATGGCAACAGATGGCCGTGATTGCGCACGACACCCGCCAGGTCTCGACTCTCGAAACCGAGCTCGCGGCACGCGAAGTGCCCACCCGCGCGGCCGGAATTCAACGGCCACTCGGGCGTGAAAGCGCCGTACGTGACATTCTTCGCCTGCTCGAAATCGCGATGACCGTACCGAGCGATTGGGACGGCGAAGATCTCGCACTCGCGCTCCTTTCGCCCTTTGGCGGGCTCGATGCGGTGGGGTTGCGACGACTTCGCGCGCGGCTCAGGCATCGAGAGTTGGCAGCGGGCGGAACCATGGGAGCCGTACCGCTGTTGGCTCGCTCGCTCGCGTCGCCACTGGAGTTGAGCGTCATCGATACCCCCGAGGCGCGCGCCGCCGAGCGGCTGGCTGTCACGCTGGCACATGTGCGGGAGGCATATTTGCGCGGCGACACCGTCCACGATCTGCTGTGGCTCGTATGGGAACGCGCGCGCATTTTTGGCCGTCCTCTTGCCGAGGTCTGGCGGGAACAATCGGCGGCAACGGGGGCGACTGCAGCTGAAGCATCCCGCTCGCTCGACGCTCTGGTAGCCCTTTTCGATGCGGCCAAGCGTGCCGTGGAGCGCGCGCCAGAAGCCGGTGCCGAAGCATTCATTCGCGAACTGCTTGGCAGCGATGTGCCGGAAGATTCGCTCGCCTCACCCGCCCGTGCCGGTTCCGTCACCGTGATGACCCCGGCAACCGCGCTCGGCGCAGAATATGAGGCCGTGGTGATCGCCGGTGTGCAAGACGGGGTGTGGCCAAACGTGCGGTTGCGCGGCACGCTCCTCGATACGTGGCAGTTGGCTGGCGCCGTCGAAGCGTTCCGCCTTGACGACAAACACACCCCCACTGCGGCAACCGACCGGAGGAAGGTCGCGTTGCACGATGAACTCCGGCTGTTTGTTCGGGCCGTGTCTCGGGCACGGTCACGCCTCGTCGTGACCGCCGTTGACGACGATGACACCGGACCAAGCGCGCTGTTCGCTTTCTTGCCCGAGCCGAGCCCGAACGACGACCTCGTCGAGCATCCACTGACGTTGCGCGGTCTCGTCGCCGAGCACCGCCGCACTCTCACAAGTGACGCAGGCATCGCCGATGCGACGACCCGTCAGCGGGCGGCAGCCGAGCTTGCGCTGCTGGCGCAGGAGGGAGTCCCCGGCGCTGATCCGCAACAGTGGTACGGCATTGCGCCGCTGTCATCGACCGCGCCGCTGCGCGACCCAGAACGCACCACCATCTCGGTGTCACCATCGCGCATGAAGAACCTCCACGACTGTCCGGTGGACTGGGCAATCCGCTCGCTTGGCGGTAACACCAGCAGTTTTTCGACG
This window encodes:
- a CDS encoding ferritin-like fold-containing protein, giving the protein MVKWFWQRRPEGRQLTLRSRGDFGDAVRVDFAELAPDIDRFLGQAAYLQLGYFETITRLIRATDDLDEKEALSRAAGAALTKHRGLTDLIVERGKEPTALMLPFREELDAFRRKTIGKRPRETMLSVHITAGMLDDFYLALASSYGDTGRRVARILGVDNDRAQIAEIIHQTITSDDEWRWLLSMWGRRLVGDTLLVARAALASERLDTEDEERVEPVFTALMGSHARRMDAMGLAS
- a CDS encoding HNH endonuclease signature motif containing protein; this translates as MTNPHLTPLLEAVAALESAWCDAECGTDLTRTQLLAVNAAMGTLQRRFDGLRAEVAAGIEHESRPELGPDGLAKQQGFRNSATLIAATTGGTTGDASKLTKLGKATAPRSNLLGEKLPPKYPAVQDALQRGTIAAAAGSLIVGMLDRARLNASIEQIGEAEALLVEGAAGLSCDDVRKLVTRAEAWLNPDGVEPREDEARASRSLTMFERDGSLFVNFRTDVASGAPIKNAIQAWVTATFQARNTNAHANTHANAGHSDTCEGEACEGTGEGTSAGSGSGSGAGAGVGAGSGAGATSAAGDAPDGWVMPGDDRRTVAQLQADALTAICEHLTGCDNNELPLTGATVIVRVSLADLTAGTGIATIDGTDQPISISTCRQMAASGGVIPAVLGSDGEILDWGREKRLFTRAQRLALVERDGGCVMCGLPPQMTKAHHIRWWQRDTGPTDLSNGVLLCTSCHHRIHDNGWNIRVDGTKRTSKVWIIPPATVDPTQTPRLGGRARYDIAA
- a CDS encoding DUF3107 domain-containing protein, with protein sequence MEIRVGIANIGRELSFETESSADDIRAAVADALESKAASVSFTDSKGSSYIVPTASLAYVEIGTEESRRIGFVA
- a CDS encoding ATP-dependent DNA helicase; protein product: MLDPVTSAPVWDSSQTDVLSLPTSASAVVIGAPGAGKTRVVVERTRRLLESHEVAADEVLVLTPSRQTATRVRDVLGVQTTVATPGALARSVGSLAFQIVRAAAAFASAPPPQLLTGADQDRLVADLLESDADDEMAGTFRWPPSLPPAARGSQVFRSELRAFLAECAQLDVGASELAAIAERTTHESWGAIASFLADYRAVLSHMRSAHRESAELISEAAQIVRDASPEGGELGALGRLRVVLVDDAQELTRGGLDLLRALRGRGVAVLAFGDPDISSGSFRGATPQLFADLAAELVTVHVLTGAHRQSDALQHVTRSLTQAIGVSGRVEHRRPPGEAPQPDGSVIVRLADSPYAEADIIARTLREWHVLHGIEWQQMAVIAHDTRQVSTLETELAAREVPTRAAGIQRPLGRESAVRDILRLLEIAMTVPSDWDGEDLALALLSPFGGLDAVGLRRLRARLRHRELAAGGTMGAVPLLARSLASPLELSVIDTPEARAAERLAVTLAHVREAYLRGDTVHDLLWLVWERARIFGRPLAEVWREQSAATGATAAEASRSLDALVALFDAAKRAVERAPEAGAEAFIRELLGSDVPEDSLASPARAGSVTVMTPATALGAEYEAVVIAGVQDGVWPNVRLRGTLLDTWQLAGAVEAFRLDDKHTPTAATDRRKVALHDELRLFVRAVSRARSRLVVTAVDDDDTGPSALFAFLPEPSPNDDLVEHPLTLRGLVAEHRRTLTSDAGIADATTRQRAAAELALLAQEGVPGADPQQWYGIAPLSSTAPLRDPERTTISVSPSRMKNLHDCPVDWAIRSLGGNTSSFSTGLGTILHAAMEEVADGNIQELTAFVESRWPELEFEADWIAEKEKKWAATLIARIAAYEKNFRKNAGERVQAEAEFEVVVPFSATTPADVFVRGDEAPALPAAVVRGSIDRVERYPADRGEDLPIDPNREGQDRVVIVDLKTGKSEKRVSNDKVTEDPQLAAYQLAVRAGAVNNVAPDEGAGARLVVISQTLKDTHYRIAHQAPMTPEQQSAFISQVVASAQTMASESFTANIDTHCQDERFAVCRIHTVGAVSAS